In a genomic window of Flammeovirga agarivorans:
- a CDS encoding adenylosuccinate synthase, which yields MDILLGMQWGDEGKGKVVDVLAPKYDVVARFQGGPNAGHTLEFDGKKFVLHQIPSGVFQEGTSNIIGNGVVLDIRIFREEIEKLEESGYSVKDKILLSKKTHLIIPSHRLLDAAYEQSKGDQKIGSTLKGIGPTYQDKSARVGLRTGDLFAENFKEKYEALKAKHIEILNFYKFDFSEQLPAMEEEFFSAVEYIKTLNFVNSEYYVNDALKEGKKVLAEGAQGSLLDVDFGSYPFVTSSNTFAAGASTGLGVAPNAQKNIYGIFKAYCTRVGSGPFPTELFDKTGEELQNLGHEFGATTGRRRRCGWLDLPILKYAVMLNGATELFMMKADVMNTFEEISICTEYLLKDGTKTTEVPYDLEDIKEPIYTTLKGWNQEVDVKLPFDQLPKELLDYVKFIEEYVGVPITMVSMGPDREETIMK from the coding sequence ATGGATATTCTTTTAGGTATGCAGTGGGGAGATGAAGGAAAAGGCAAAGTTGTCGATGTCCTTGCTCCAAAATATGATGTCGTAGCACGTTTTCAAGGTGGACCAAACGCTGGACACACTTTGGAGTTCGATGGTAAAAAGTTCGTTTTACATCAAATTCCTTCAGGTGTTTTCCAAGAAGGTACATCAAACATCATCGGTAATGGTGTCGTACTTGATATTCGTATTTTCCGCGAAGAAATCGAAAAATTAGAAGAGTCTGGCTATTCTGTAAAAGATAAAATCCTTCTTTCTAAGAAAACTCACTTGATCATCCCTTCTCACCGTCTTTTAGACGCTGCTTATGAACAAAGCAAAGGAGATCAGAAAATTGGATCTACTTTAAAAGGTATTGGCCCAACATACCAAGATAAATCTGCTCGTGTAGGTTTAAGAACTGGTGATTTGTTTGCTGAAAACTTCAAAGAAAAATATGAAGCATTAAAGGCAAAGCATATTGAAATTCTGAATTTCTACAAATTTGACTTCTCTGAACAACTTCCTGCTATGGAAGAAGAATTCTTCAGTGCAGTTGAATACATCAAAACATTAAACTTTGTCAACTCTGAGTATTATGTAAATGATGCTTTAAAAGAGGGCAAGAAAGTTTTAGCTGAAGGTGCACAAGGTTCTTTATTAGATGTTGACTTTGGTTCATACCCATTTGTTACATCTTCGAATACCTTTGCTGCTGGTGCTTCTACTGGTTTAGGTGTTGCTCCAAACGCTCAAAAGAACATCTACGGTATCTTCAAAGCATATTGTACTAGAGTAGGTTCTGGTCCTTTCCCAACAGAATTATTCGACAAAACTGGCGAAGAGCTTCAAAACTTAGGACATGAGTTTGGTGCTACTACTGGTCGTCGTCGTCGTTGTGGCTGGTTAGACTTACCAATCCTTAAATATGCAGTAATGCTTAACGGTGCTACTGAATTATTTATGATGAAAGCAGACGTTATGAATACGTTTGAAGAAATCAGCATCTGTACTGAATATCTTCTTAAAGATGGTACTAAAACTACAGAAGTTCCCTACGATTTAGAAGATATCAAAGAGCCGATCTATACTACACTTAAAGGATGGAACCAAGAGGTAGATGTAAAACTTCCTTTTGACCAACTTCCTAAAGAGTTATTAGACTACGTGAAATTTATTGAAGAGTACGTTGGTGTACCGATCACAATGGTTTCAATGGGTCCAGATCGTGAAGAAACAATTATGAAATAG
- a CDS encoding STAS domain-containing protein: MEYSFFIYDGVVGVKLVGDFLGHPEEKNLIRDAKNFTKSGLRDFVIDAAQVNHMNSGGLSMLVRLYTDVSQHKGRMLLVASPEQLSKLLKITKLDKVFTKAERRGEAIQNLRLSKKSA; the protein is encoded by the coding sequence ATGGAATACAGTTTCTTTATTTATGATGGAGTCGTAGGAGTTAAGTTAGTTGGAGACTTCTTAGGCCACCCCGAAGAAAAAAATTTAATCAGGGACGCTAAAAACTTTACAAAGTCTGGATTAAGAGATTTTGTTATAGATGCAGCTCAGGTAAATCATATGAATAGCGGTGGTTTAAGTATGCTGGTGAGATTATATACGGACGTATCTCAACATAAAGGGAGAATGCTTCTTGTCGCTTCGCCTGAGCAACTTTCAAAACTACTTAAGATTACAAAATTAGATAAGGTATTCACTAAAGCAGAAAGAAGAGGTGAAGCTATTCAGAATTTAAGGCTTTCCAAGAAAAGTGCTTAA